A single Dreissena polymorpha isolate Duluth1 chromosome 14, UMN_Dpol_1.0, whole genome shotgun sequence DNA region contains:
- the LOC127857070 gene encoding nascent polypeptide-associated complex subunit alpha, muscle-specific form-like isoform X37, with the protein MLYANIVVIKRNGSDGASFPLTSTSCLFGRNHDCDIRIQLPQVGLEHCRLEVNENKEVFLVNLNKGHQVEVNGKPIQDSVQLNHKDVFSIIDRLFRLEFPTLSPQKMLKTPSSTPKATSKTPGKSPAISRKQSPSPGRHATPLAGHQPRGRTPKPSPKSILVAQNTPVSVKTTPIARPGSTPSSVKSVSKTKLTPRALSTPVVDMSQPGSSKKPFTSKTNSMNILANPIVEAVKQSTHSVPSPKVATPKQATPKPASAKVATPKPATPTVASPKVSTPKPANPRVASPKVATPKPATPRAESPRVATPKPATPRAASPKVATPKPATPRAQSPKVATPKPATSRAASPKVATPKPATPRAASPKVATPKPATPRAASPKVATPKPATPRAASPKVATPKPATPRAESPKVATPKPATYRAASPKVATPKPATPKAASPKVATPDPATPKPASTNVASPKPATPRAASPKVATPKPATPKAASPKKTPKSTTPLAWTTTPKVIFDTNNSAGKKTKDTPKAKNPVTPKSSSKKRPADDQGSAVAPSAKRKRVSFGPKLSPELFVKKLPPSTPVRRGALPPRVVELPKPSSSPLLKRRSLAAPQKSPIREESPAKKSSPKSAKKTLATVPGTPDAPSTSVSTAPAEKSPKGRSPSPKKPAGRSRSVSPAKKSQSPSSKGRRSTPLAAVSKSDTPVAVVAPLPSTPTTKEQSPKKSPKNTTPSQQRSRSVSPSKRSPKSSSPRSHSASPAQSPKSSKKTQLHQAVVNPVAEVARPPSPRKSTSPFKKASSETPKSQPKLSSPKTLPSKASSKAASPKRARSLSSSTKSTPKSGRKSSPVKSAKKLAKKSSRKSAGDANLKGLKRLMKTPKNKTNNNINESFTGLADMLLQSTPIISTPASARSKARPASPVNTVVESAAVPAVESASVLKAVKTPKSIKKSTPKSATLKSIKKTPRMEKNLKRKRSSPGMIVTVAVKRMKIGSPTPTKTLSPPVSLKKAVALRAIHGKKATPKLPKKTWADIVKKPAAVKTTPPKQQQSGPLVTAEGKNRTPPTVVRKAFPKTPRTKAALLAPSTGHIESPVTIIIGKKNRLVSKTPLRLPKKGRKSMIKKDKKKSMGRMSLGGVADLFTTPPQKSPVSSLSTPASNVGTPDSVLYADIPDTPNGPGEMFVSPLSVGKKSARKSVNLVGVKELFKGKTPAKSPSTPSGLKRMLASPKPTASPASPSGVARLFATPVSKPKASPAKSSSKKLTARKAVTNPKTVSPLSARGKKRALSPADFPLSKKPKLSGDVRAAVVESPVPATPKPARGTRNGGLKKLKTPVKTLKRTPKSKAVVKEVKSASPAKKGRSTRAGLKADTPAKSATQVKEAAVTVEASPAKKGRRGKPATPAKKTPVKKAAAAEKASVVVVDVPTPVEEKVAASPAKKGRATRRGKPASPAKKTPVKKTPVKKTPVKKTAVAKKTPEAISAPATEVSVPAPVQEEKVAASPVKKGRATRRGKPATPVKKTPVKKTPVKKTPVKKTPVKKTAVAKKAPEAISAPAPEVNVPAPVQEEKVATPVIAKLTGGRRAKVVVSPLKKSTKSAKKSPTPAKRGRAATAAVPLLETAAEQVTTVQQSAPTMEKVSTPAKASPVKKGRSTRRGKAASPVKKTPVKKAQATKAAPKPVTPVVQQEAIKVNSPVKSSPVKQGRTTRRGKAASPVKKTPVKKGQVTKAAPKTATPVKEQEVIKVATPAKATPAKKGRATRAAPKPATLVVEAPTVENTSQKRKAEVVDTVPAKKGKAASAETFVTATEPTVVVSPAKKGRAATRRGKAASPAKKGSSTKIAPVVAALVAEPEPVIVTVVKAKPGKRKAAEPGVAASPKKVKAAPQPSVKADSPVKAKRSTKGKEATPKVKKEKLAVKKATPAKRVTRARR; encoded by the exons GTTTTTCTGGTAAACTTGAATAAAGGTCACCAGGTGGAAGTAAACGGAAAGCCAATTCAGGATTCTGTTCAACTGAATCACAAAGACGTGTTCTCCATCATCGATAGGTTATTTCGTCTTGAATTTCCTACACTATCACCTCAGAAGATGCTGAAGACCCCATCATCCACCCCAAAG GCCACGTCAAAAACCCCTGGAAAATCGCCTGCAATCTCCCGCAAGCAGTCCCCCTCACCAGGACGCCATGCCACCCCTTTAGCCGGTCACCAGCCAAGAGGAAGAACACCAAAACCTTCACCAAAGTCCATACTAGTTGCCCAGAATACTCCAGTGTCTGTTAAAACCACACCTATTGCAAGACCGGGTTCAACTCCATCTTCTGTTAAATCTGTTTCTAAAACCAAGCTCACTCCAAGGGCTTTGTCAACTCCAGTTGTTGACATGAGCCAACCCGGTTCTTCAAAGAAGCCTTTTACATCTAAGACAAATTCAATGAATATTTTGGCGAATCCAATAGTGGAGGCTGTAAAACAATCTACACATAGCGTTCCAAGTCCTAAGGTTGCAACACCCAAACAAGCTACTCCTAAGCCAGCAAGCGCAAAGGTAGCCACTCCTAAGCCAGCAACTCCAACGGTGGCAAGTCCGAAGGTATCTACCCCTAAGCCAGCAAACCCAAGGGTGGCAAGTCCAAAGGTTGCCACTCCTAAGCCAGCAACACCTAGGGCCGAAAGTCCTAGGGTAGCCACTCCTAAACCAGCAACACCTAGAGCTGCAAGTCCAAAGGTAGCCACTCCTAAACCAGCAACACCTAGGGCCCAAAGTCCAAAGGTAGCCACTCCTAAACCAGCAACATCTAGGGCCGCAAGTCCAAAGGTAGCCACTCCTAAACCAGCAACACCTAGGGCCGCAAGTCCTAAGGTAGCCACTCCTAAACCAGCAACACCTAGGGCAGCAAGTCCAAAG GTAGCCACTCCTAAACCAGCAACACCTAGGGCAGCAAGTCCAAAGGTTGCCACTCCTAAGCCAGCAACACCTAGGGCAGAAAGTCCAAAGGTAGCCACTCCTAAACCAGCAACATACAGGGCCGCGAGTCCAAAAGTAGCCACTCCTAAGCCAGCAACACCTAAGGCAGCAAGTCCAAAGGTAGCCACTCCTGATCCAGCCACCCCAAAACCAGCAAGTACAAATGTGGCTTCTCCGAAACCAGCAACACCCAGGGCGGCGAGTCCAAAGGTTGCCACTCCTAAACCTGCAACACCTAAGGCAGCAAGTCCAAAGAAGACACCTAAATCCACAACACCATTGGCGTGGACAACTACTCCAAAG GTCATCTTTGATACAAATAACAGTGCTGGCAAGAAAACTAAAG ACACACCCAAGGCCAAGAATCCTGTCACCCCAAAAAGCAGTAGTAAAAAGAGGCCAGCAGATGACCAAGGCAGTGCTGTTGCACCATCAGCTAAGCGAAAACGCGTGTCATTTGGTCCAAAACTGAGCCCAGAGTTGTTTGTTAAAAAGCTGCCCCCCTCAACCCCTGTGCGCCGTGGGGCTCTGCCCCCCAGGGTTGTCGAATTGCCAAAACCTTCATCATCACCTTTGCTGAAAAGACGCTCACTTGCTGCACCGCAGAAGTCGCCTATCCGGGAGGAATCACCTGCAAAGAAGTCTTCTCCAAAAAGTGCAAAGAAGACTTTGGCAACTGTTCCTGGTACTCCGGATGCTCCATCCACCTCAGTTTCTACAGCTCCTGCAGAGAAATCACCCAAGGGACGATCACCTTCACCCAAGAAACCAGCTGGAAGGAGTCGATCTGTTTCTCCTGCTAAGAAGAGCCAGTCTCCATCTTCCAAGGGCAGAAGATCCACCCCGCTTGCAGCTGTATCTAAATCTGATACTCCAGTAGCTGTTGTTGCCCCTTTGCCATCTACACCTACTACAAAGGAGCAATCCCCTAAGAAATCTCCCAAAAATACAACTCCCAGCCAGCAGAGAAGTCGCTCCGTCTCTCCGAGTAAGAGATCTCCTAAAAGTTCGAGCCCTAGAAGTCATTCAGCTTCACCAGCCCAGTCTCCTAAGAGTTCTAAGAAGACACAGCTTCACCAAGCAGTTGTTAATCCCGTTGCTGAGGTTGCAAGACCACCTTCACCAAGAAAGTCTACATCACCCTTCAAGAAGGCTTCCTCAGAGACCCCTAAATCTCAGCCCAAGCTGTCATCACCTAAAACTTTGCCATCGAAAGCTTCATCAAAAGCAGCTTCACCTAAGCGTGCAAGGTCTCTGTCATCTTCAACAAAATCTACACCAAAGTCTGGACGCAAATCATCCCCAGTCAAATCAGCTAAAAAGTTGGCTAAGAAGAGTTCTAGAAAGTCTGCTGGTGATGCCAATCTGAAGGGCTTGAAAAGACTAATGAAGACACCCAAAAACAAAACtaataacaatataaatgagAGTTTTACTGGTTTAGCGGATATGTTGCTGCAAAGCACACCAATCATTTCAACACCAGCATCTGCTAGGTCAAAGGCAAGACCTGCTTCACCAGTGAATACAGTTGTTGAATCTGCTGCAGTTCCAGCTGTTGAATCTGCTTCAGTTCTTAAAGCAGTAAAGACCCCCAAATCCATCAAGAAATCAACACCCAAGTCAGCCACACTTAAGTCAATAAAAAAGACCCCAAGAATGGAAAAGAATCTTAAGCGCAAGAGGTCTTCCCCAGGCATGATCGTGACTGTTGCAGTAAAGAGAATGAAAATTGGTTCTCCTACCCCAACAAAGACGCTATCCCCTCCAGTGTCACTCAAGAAAGCAGTCGCTTTGAG GGCTATCCATGGTAAGAAAGCCACACCTAAACTCCCAAAGAAGACATGGGCTGATATTGTGAAAAAGCCTGCAGCAGTTAAAACTACTCCCCCAAAACAACAGCAGTCTGGACCTTTGGTGACAGCAGAAGGGAAAAATAGAACACCCCCAACTGTTGTTCGAAAG GCTTTTCCTAAAACGCCCAGAACCAAAGCTGCCTTGCTGGCTCCTTCGACTGGTCATATTGAGTCCCCAGTCACTATTATCATTGGTAAGAAGAATCGCCTGGTGTCCAAGACCCCTCTTCGATTGCCAAAGAAGGGAAGAAAGAGTATGATTAAG AAGGACAAGAAGAAGTCAATGGGCAGGATGAGTCTTGGTGGTGTTGCAGATCTTTTCACAACTCCACCTCAGAAGTCGCCAGTGTCTTCCCTCTCCACGCCAGCATCCAATGTTGGTACGCCTGACTCAGTGCTGTACGCAGATATACCAGACACTCCTAATGGCCCTGGTGAAATGTTTGTGTCTCCTCTGTCAGTTGGCAAGAAGTCAGCCAGGAAAAGTGTGAACTTGGTTGGAGTGAAAGAGCTCTTTAAGGGAAAGACTCCAGCGAAATCACCTTCAACCCCATCTGGCTTGAAGAGAATGCTTGCCTCCCCCAAGCCAACAGCAAGTCCGGCTAGTCCATCAGGGGTAGCAAGGTTGTTTGCCACACCTGTGAGCAAACCTAAG GCCTCTCCTGCCAAATCGTCAAGCAAGAAGTTGACTGCAAGGAAGGCTGTGACAAATCCTAAAACAGTGTCACCTCTCTCAGCTAG AGGTAAGAAGCGTGCTTTGTCCCCGGCTGATTTTCCACTCAGTAAGAAGCCGAAGCTATCCGGAGATGTGAGAGCTGCTGTTGTCGAGTCTCCTGTACCAGCTACACCCAAACCAGCAAG GGGAACACGGAATGGTGGGCTTAAAAAGCTGAAGACTCCAGTCAAGACGCTGAAACGTACTCCTAAATCCAAGGCAGTGGTTAAGGAAGTGAAATCAGCCTCCCCAGCCAAAAAGGGCCGATCTACAAGGGCTGGACTTAAGGCAGACACTCCAGCGAAATCTGCCACACAAGTGAAAGAGGCTGCTGTCACAG TTGAAGCCAGTCCAGCAAAGAAAGGAAGGCGAGGGAAGCCAGCAACTCCAGCCAAGAAAACTCCAGTCAAGAAGGCAGCTGCAGCTGAAAAGGCATCTGTGGTAGTTGTAGATGTACCGACTCCAGTAGAAGAGAAAG TTGCAGCCAGTCCTGCAAAGAAAGGAAGGGCTACAAGGCGAGGAAAGCCAGCTTCTCCAGCTAAGAAAACACCAGTAAAGAAGACACCAGTTAAGAAAACACCAGTAAAGAAGACAGCTGTAGCTAAGAAGACACCAGAAGCCATATCAGCACCTGCAACAGAAGTTAGTGTACCAGCACCTGTACAAGAAGAGAAAG TTGCAGCCAGTCCTGTAAAGAAAGGAAGGGCTACAAGGCGAGGAAAGCCAGCTACTCCAGTTAAGAAAACACCAGTAAAGAAGACGCCAGTTAAGAAAACACCTGTAAAGAAGACGCCTGTTAAGAAGACAGCTGTAGCTAAGAAGGCACCAGAAGCCATATCGGCACCTGCACCAGAAGTTAATGTGCCAGCACCTGTACAAGAAGAAAAAG TTGCCACCCCAGTAATAGCCAAGCTCACAGGCGGTCGCCGTGCCAAGGTGGTTGTTAGTCCACTTAAGAAAAGCACAAAATCTGCCAAGAAATCCCCCACTCCTGCCAAGAGGGGTAGAGCTGCAACGGCTGCTGTCCCTTTACTGGAAACAGCTGCTGAACAAGTCACAACAGTGCAACAATCGGCACCAACTATGGAGAAAG TTTCTACCCCAGCTAAGGCGTCTCCAGTAAAGAAGGGCCGTTCAACACGCCGTGGTAAGGCTGCAAGTCCAGTCAAAAAGACCCCTGTCAAGAAGGCACAAGCAACAAAGGCTGCACCTAAACCTGTTACTCCTGTTGTGCAACAAGAAGCTATTAAAG TGAATTCCCCAGTTAAGTCCTCTCCAGTAAAGCAGGGCCGTACAACAAGACGAGGAAAGGCTGCAAGCCCAGTCAAGAAGACACCTGTCAAGAAGGGACAAGTAACAAAGGCTGCACCTAAAACTGCTACACCTGTTAAAGAACAAGAAGTTATTAAAG TTGCTACCCCAGCCAAGGCCACCCCAGCCAAGAAGGGACGTGCAACAAGGGCTGCACCTAAGCCTGCTACTCTTGTTGTTGAAG CACCTACTGTAGAGAATACCAGCCAGAAACGGAAAGCAGAAGTTGTGGACACTGTTCCTGCTAAAAAGGGCAAAGCAGCATCTGCAGAAACTTTTGTGACAGCAACAG aGCCTACTGTTGTGGTCTCTCCTGCAAAGAAGGGGCGAGCAGCGACAAGGCGTGGAAAGGCAGCTAGTCCTGCAAAAAAGGGGAGTTCTACAAAAATTGCCCCAGTAGTTGCAGCACTTGTGGCTGAACCAGAGCCTGTCATAG TGACCGTGGTAAAAGCAAAGCCAGGAAAGAGAAAGGCTGCTGAACCAGGGGTAGCAGCATCTCCGAAGAAAGTTAAAGCAGCACCTCAGCCATCTGTTAAAGCTG ATTCGCCAGTGAAAGCCAAGCGTTCAACCAAAGGTAAAGAAGCTACCCCTAAAGTGAAGAAAGAGAAGCTGGCTGTCAAGAAAGCAACTCCTGCTAAACGCGTCACAAGGGCAAGAAGATAA
- the LOC127857070 gene encoding nascent polypeptide-associated complex subunit alpha, muscle-specific form-like isoform X47: MLYANIVVIKRNGSDGASFPLTSTSCLFGRNHDCDIRIQLPQVGLEHCRLEVNENKEVFLVNLNKGHQVEVNGKPIQDSVQLNHKDVFSIIDRLFRLEFPTLSPQKMLKTPSSTPKATSKTPGKSPAISRKQSPSPGRHATPLAGHQPRGRTPKPSPKSILVAQNTPVSVKTTPIARPGSTPSSVKSVSKTKLTPRALSTPVVDMSQPGSSKKPFTSKTNSMNILANPIVEAVKQSTHSVPSPKVATPKQATPKPASAKVATPKPATPTVASPKVSTPKPANPRVASPKVATPKPATPRAESPRVATPKPATPRAASPKVATPKPATPRAQSPKVATPKPATSRAASPKVATPKPATPRAASPKVATPKPATPRAASPKVATPKPATYRAASPKVATPKPATPKAASPKVATPDPATPKPASTNVASPKPATPRAASPKVATPKPATPKAASPKKTPKSTTPLAWTTTPKVIFDTNNSAGKKTKDTPKAKNPVTPKSSSKKRPADDQGSAVAPSAKRKRVSFGPKLSPELFVKKLPPSTPVRRGALPPRVVELPKPSSSPLLKRRSLAAPQKSPIREESPAKKSSPKSAKKTLATVPGTPDAPSTSVSTAPAEKSPKGRSPSPKKPAGRSRSVSPAKKSQSPSSKGRRSTPLAAVSKSDTPVAVVAPLPSTPTTKEQSPKKSPKNTTPSQQRSRSVSPSKRSPKSSSPRSHSASPAQSPKSSKKTQLHQAVVNPVAEVARPPSPRKSTSPFKKASSETPKSQPKLSSPKTLPSKASSKAASPKRARSLSSSTKSTPKSGRKSSPVKSAKKLAKKSSRKSAGDANLKGLKRLMKTPKNKTNNNINESFTGLADMLLQSTPIISTPASARSKARPASPVNTVVESAAVPAVESASVLKAVKTPKSIKKSTPKSATLKSIKKTPRMEKNLKRKRSSPGMIVTVAVKRMKIGSPTPTKTLSPPVSLKKAVALRAIHGKKATPKLPKKTWADIVKKPAAVKTTPPKQQQSGPLVTAEGKNRTPPTVVRKAFPKTPRTKAALLAPSTGHIESPVTIIIGKKNRLVSKTPLRLPKKGRKSMIKKDKKKSMGRMSLGGVADLFTTPPQKSPVSSLSTPASNVGTPDSVLYADIPDTPNGPGEMFVSPLSVGKKSARKSVNLVGVKELFKGKTPAKSPSTPSGLKRMLASPKPTASPASPSGVARLFATPVSKPKASPAKSSSKKLTARKAVTNPKTVSPLSARGKKRALSPADFPLSKKPKLSGDVRAAVVESPVPATPKPARGTRNGGLKKLKTPVKTLKRTPKSKAVVKEVKSASPAKKGRSTRAGLKADTPAKSATQVKEAAVTVEASPAKKGRRGKPATPAKKTPVKKAAAAEKASVVVVDVPTPVEEKVAASPAKKGRATRRGKPASPAKKTPVKKTPVKKTPVKKTAVAKKTPEAISAPATEVSVPAPVQEEKVAASPVKKGRATRRGKPATPVKKTPVKKTPVKKTPVKKTPVKKTAVAKKAPEAISAPAPEVNVPAPVQEEKVATPVIAKLTGGRRAKVVVSPLKKSTKSAKKSPTPAKRGRAATAAVPLLETAAEQVTTVQQSAPTMEKVSTPAKASPVKKGRSTRRGKAASPVKKTPVKKAQATKAAPKPVTPVVQQEAIKVNSPVKSSPVKQGRTTRRGKAASPVKKTPVKKGQVTKAAPKTATPVKEQEVIKVATPAKATPAKKGRATRAAPKPATLVVEAPTVENTSQKRKAEVVDTVPAKKGKAASAETFVTATEPTVVVSPAKKGRAATRRGKAASPAKKGSSTKIAPVVAALVAEPEPVIVTVVKAKPGKRKAAEPGVAASPKKVKAAPQPSVKADSPVKAKRSTKGKEATPKVKKEKLAVKKATPAKRVTRARR, translated from the exons GTTTTTCTGGTAAACTTGAATAAAGGTCACCAGGTGGAAGTAAACGGAAAGCCAATTCAGGATTCTGTTCAACTGAATCACAAAGACGTGTTCTCCATCATCGATAGGTTATTTCGTCTTGAATTTCCTACACTATCACCTCAGAAGATGCTGAAGACCCCATCATCCACCCCAAAG GCCACGTCAAAAACCCCTGGAAAATCGCCTGCAATCTCCCGCAAGCAGTCCCCCTCACCAGGACGCCATGCCACCCCTTTAGCCGGTCACCAGCCAAGAGGAAGAACACCAAAACCTTCACCAAAGTCCATACTAGTTGCCCAGAATACTCCAGTGTCTGTTAAAACCACACCTATTGCAAGACCGGGTTCAACTCCATCTTCTGTTAAATCTGTTTCTAAAACCAAGCTCACTCCAAGGGCTTTGTCAACTCCAGTTGTTGACATGAGCCAACCCGGTTCTTCAAAGAAGCCTTTTACATCTAAGACAAATTCAATGAATATTTTGGCGAATCCAATAGTGGAGGCTGTAAAACAATCTACACATAGCGTTCCAAGTCCTAAGGTTGCAACACCCAAACAAGCTACTCCTAAGCCAGCAAGCGCAAAGGTAGCCACTCCTAAGCCAGCAACTCCAACGGTGGCAAGTCCGAAGGTATCTACCCCTAAGCCAGCAAACCCAAGGGTGGCAAGTCCAAAGGTTGCCACTCCTAAGCCAGCAACACCTAGGGCCGAAAGTCCTAGGGTAGCCACTCCTAAACCAGCAACACCTAGAGCTGCAAGTCCAAAGGTAGCCACTCCTAAACCAGCAACACCTAGGGCCCAAAGTCCAAAGGTAGCCACTCCTAAACCAGCAACATCTAGGGCCGCAAGTCCAAAGGTAGCCACTCCTAAACCAGCAACACCTAGGGCCGCAAGTCCTAAGGTAGCCACTCCTAAACCAGCAACACCTAGGGCAGCAAGTCCAAAG GTAGCCACTCCTAAACCAGCAACATACAGGGCCGCGAGTCCAAAAGTAGCCACTCCTAAGCCAGCAACACCTAAGGCAGCAAGTCCAAAGGTAGCCACTCCTGATCCAGCCACCCCAAAACCAGCAAGTACAAATGTGGCTTCTCCGAAACCAGCAACACCCAGGGCGGCGAGTCCAAAGGTTGCCACTCCTAAACCTGCAACACCTAAGGCAGCAAGTCCAAAGAAGACACCTAAATCCACAACACCATTGGCGTGGACAACTACTCCAAAG GTCATCTTTGATACAAATAACAGTGCTGGCAAGAAAACTAAAG ACACACCCAAGGCCAAGAATCCTGTCACCCCAAAAAGCAGTAGTAAAAAGAGGCCAGCAGATGACCAAGGCAGTGCTGTTGCACCATCAGCTAAGCGAAAACGCGTGTCATTTGGTCCAAAACTGAGCCCAGAGTTGTTTGTTAAAAAGCTGCCCCCCTCAACCCCTGTGCGCCGTGGGGCTCTGCCCCCCAGGGTTGTCGAATTGCCAAAACCTTCATCATCACCTTTGCTGAAAAGACGCTCACTTGCTGCACCGCAGAAGTCGCCTATCCGGGAGGAATCACCTGCAAAGAAGTCTTCTCCAAAAAGTGCAAAGAAGACTTTGGCAACTGTTCCTGGTACTCCGGATGCTCCATCCACCTCAGTTTCTACAGCTCCTGCAGAGAAATCACCCAAGGGACGATCACCTTCACCCAAGAAACCAGCTGGAAGGAGTCGATCTGTTTCTCCTGCTAAGAAGAGCCAGTCTCCATCTTCCAAGGGCAGAAGATCCACCCCGCTTGCAGCTGTATCTAAATCTGATACTCCAGTAGCTGTTGTTGCCCCTTTGCCATCTACACCTACTACAAAGGAGCAATCCCCTAAGAAATCTCCCAAAAATACAACTCCCAGCCAGCAGAGAAGTCGCTCCGTCTCTCCGAGTAAGAGATCTCCTAAAAGTTCGAGCCCTAGAAGTCATTCAGCTTCACCAGCCCAGTCTCCTAAGAGTTCTAAGAAGACACAGCTTCACCAAGCAGTTGTTAATCCCGTTGCTGAGGTTGCAAGACCACCTTCACCAAGAAAGTCTACATCACCCTTCAAGAAGGCTTCCTCAGAGACCCCTAAATCTCAGCCCAAGCTGTCATCACCTAAAACTTTGCCATCGAAAGCTTCATCAAAAGCAGCTTCACCTAAGCGTGCAAGGTCTCTGTCATCTTCAACAAAATCTACACCAAAGTCTGGACGCAAATCATCCCCAGTCAAATCAGCTAAAAAGTTGGCTAAGAAGAGTTCTAGAAAGTCTGCTGGTGATGCCAATCTGAAGGGCTTGAAAAGACTAATGAAGACACCCAAAAACAAAACtaataacaatataaatgagAGTTTTACTGGTTTAGCGGATATGTTGCTGCAAAGCACACCAATCATTTCAACACCAGCATCTGCTAGGTCAAAGGCAAGACCTGCTTCACCAGTGAATACAGTTGTTGAATCTGCTGCAGTTCCAGCTGTTGAATCTGCTTCAGTTCTTAAAGCAGTAAAGACCCCCAAATCCATCAAGAAATCAACACCCAAGTCAGCCACACTTAAGTCAATAAAAAAGACCCCAAGAATGGAAAAGAATCTTAAGCGCAAGAGGTCTTCCCCAGGCATGATCGTGACTGTTGCAGTAAAGAGAATGAAAATTGGTTCTCCTACCCCAACAAAGACGCTATCCCCTCCAGTGTCACTCAAGAAAGCAGTCGCTTTGAG GGCTATCCATGGTAAGAAAGCCACACCTAAACTCCCAAAGAAGACATGGGCTGATATTGTGAAAAAGCCTGCAGCAGTTAAAACTACTCCCCCAAAACAACAGCAGTCTGGACCTTTGGTGACAGCAGAAGGGAAAAATAGAACACCCCCAACTGTTGTTCGAAAG GCTTTTCCTAAAACGCCCAGAACCAAAGCTGCCTTGCTGGCTCCTTCGACTGGTCATATTGAGTCCCCAGTCACTATTATCATTGGTAAGAAGAATCGCCTGGTGTCCAAGACCCCTCTTCGATTGCCAAAGAAGGGAAGAAAGAGTATGATTAAG AAGGACAAGAAGAAGTCAATGGGCAGGATGAGTCTTGGTGGTGTTGCAGATCTTTTCACAACTCCACCTCAGAAGTCGCCAGTGTCTTCCCTCTCCACGCCAGCATCCAATGTTGGTACGCCTGACTCAGTGCTGTACGCAGATATACCAGACACTCCTAATGGCCCTGGTGAAATGTTTGTGTCTCCTCTGTCAGTTGGCAAGAAGTCAGCCAGGAAAAGTGTGAACTTGGTTGGAGTGAAAGAGCTCTTTAAGGGAAAGACTCCAGCGAAATCACCTTCAACCCCATCTGGCTTGAAGAGAATGCTTGCCTCCCCCAAGCCAACAGCAAGTCCGGCTAGTCCATCAGGGGTAGCAAGGTTGTTTGCCACACCTGTGAGCAAACCTAAG GCCTCTCCTGCCAAATCGTCAAGCAAGAAGTTGACTGCAAGGAAGGCTGTGACAAATCCTAAAACAGTGTCACCTCTCTCAGCTAG AGGTAAGAAGCGTGCTTTGTCCCCGGCTGATTTTCCACTCAGTAAGAAGCCGAAGCTATCCGGAGATGTGAGAGCTGCTGTTGTCGAGTCTCCTGTACCAGCTACACCCAAACCAGCAAG GGGAACACGGAATGGTGGGCTTAAAAAGCTGAAGACTCCAGTCAAGACGCTGAAACGTACTCCTAAATCCAAGGCAGTGGTTAAGGAAGTGAAATCAGCCTCCCCAGCCAAAAAGGGCCGATCTACAAGGGCTGGACTTAAGGCAGACACTCCAGCGAAATCTGCCACACAAGTGAAAGAGGCTGCTGTCACAG TTGAAGCCAGTCCAGCAAAGAAAGGAAGGCGAGGGAAGCCAGCAACTCCAGCCAAGAAAACTCCAGTCAAGAAGGCAGCTGCAGCTGAAAAGGCATCTGTGGTAGTTGTAGATGTACCGACTCCAGTAGAAGAGAAAG TTGCAGCCAGTCCTGCAAAGAAAGGAAGGGCTACAAGGCGAGGAAAGCCAGCTTCTCCAGCTAAGAAAACACCAGTAAAGAAGACACCAGTTAAGAAAACACCAGTAAAGAAGACAGCTGTAGCTAAGAAGACACCAGAAGCCATATCAGCACCTGCAACAGAAGTTAGTGTACCAGCACCTGTACAAGAAGAGAAAG TTGCAGCCAGTCCTGTAAAGAAAGGAAGGGCTACAAGGCGAGGAAAGCCAGCTACTCCAGTTAAGAAAACACCAGTAAAGAAGACGCCAGTTAAGAAAACACCTGTAAAGAAGACGCCTGTTAAGAAGACAGCTGTAGCTAAGAAGGCACCAGAAGCCATATCGGCACCTGCACCAGAAGTTAATGTGCCAGCACCTGTACAAGAAGAAAAAG TTGCCACCCCAGTAATAGCCAAGCTCACAGGCGGTCGCCGTGCCAAGGTGGTTGTTAGTCCACTTAAGAAAAGCACAAAATCTGCCAAGAAATCCCCCACTCCTGCCAAGAGGGGTAGAGCTGCAACGGCTGCTGTCCCTTTACTGGAAACAGCTGCTGAACAAGTCACAACAGTGCAACAATCGGCACCAACTATGGAGAAAG TTTCTACCCCAGCTAAGGCGTCTCCAGTAAAGAAGGGCCGTTCAACACGCCGTGGTAAGGCTGCAAGTCCAGTCAAAAAGACCCCTGTCAAGAAGGCACAAGCAACAAAGGCTGCACCTAAACCTGTTACTCCTGTTGTGCAACAAGAAGCTATTAAAG TGAATTCCCCAGTTAAGTCCTCTCCAGTAAAGCAGGGCCGTACAACAAGACGAGGAAAGGCTGCAAGCCCAGTCAAGAAGACACCTGTCAAGAAGGGACAAGTAACAAAGGCTGCACCTAAAACTGCTACACCTGTTAAAGAACAAGAAGTTATTAAAG TTGCTACCCCAGCCAAGGCCACCCCAGCCAAGAAGGGACGTGCAACAAGGGCTGCACCTAAGCCTGCTACTCTTGTTGTTGAAG CACCTACTGTAGAGAATACCAGCCAGAAACGGAAAGCAGAAGTTGTGGACACTGTTCCTGCTAAAAAGGGCAAAGCAGCATCTGCAGAAACTTTTGTGACAGCAACAG aGCCTACTGTTGTGGTCTCTCCTGCAAAGAAGGGGCGAGCAGCGACAAGGCGTGGAAAGGCAGCTAGTCCTGCAAAAAAGGGGAGTTCTACAAAAATTGCCCCAGTAGTTGCAGCACTTGTGGCTGAACCAGAGCCTGTCATAG TGACCGTGGTAAAAGCAAAGCCAGGAAAGAGAAAGGCTGCTGAACCAGGGGTAGCAGCATCTCCGAAGAAAGTTAAAGCAGCACCTCAGCCATCTGTTAAAGCTG ATTCGCCAGTGAAAGCCAAGCGTTCAACCAAAGGTAAAGAAGCTACCCCTAAAGTGAAGAAAGAGAAGCTGGCTGTCAAGAAAGCAACTCCTGCTAAACGCGTCACAAGGGCAAGAAGATAA